A genomic stretch from Pseudomonadota bacterium includes:
- the rpsQ gene encoding 30S ribosomal protein S17 → MGREAKAGRTLVGQVVSNKMQKTIAVAVERRVLHPLYKKYIRRTTKLLAHDERNECSPGDVVAIEACRPLSKRKSWRLNKVLVRAAEV, encoded by the coding sequence ATGGGCAGAGAGGCGAAGGCGGGCCGGACTTTGGTCGGCCAGGTGGTGAGCAACAAGATGCAGAAGACTATCGCGGTCGCGGTCGAGCGGCGAGTGCTGCACCCGCTTTACAAGAAATACATACGGCGGACCACGAAGCTGCTCGCGCATGACGAACGCAACGAGTGCTCGCCGGGCGATGTGGTGGCCATCGAGGCGTGCCGGCCATTGTCCAAGCGCAAGAGCTGGCGGCTCAACAAGGTCCTCGTGCGCGCGGCGGAGGTCTGA
- the rplN gene encoding 50S ribosomal protein L14, protein MIQMQSSLDAADNSGARRLMCIKVLGGSHRRYAGIGDVIKVAVKEAIPRGKVKKGEVYDAVVVRTRKGVRRPDGSLVRFDGNAAVLLDKQLQPIGTRIFGPVTRELRSERFMRIISLAPEVL, encoded by the coding sequence ATGATCCAGATGCAATCTTCGCTCGATGCCGCCGACAATAGCGGCGCCCGGCGGCTCATGTGTATCAAGGTGCTGGGGGGATCGCATCGTCGCTACGCCGGGATCGGTGATGTCATCAAGGTCGCCGTCAAGGAGGCCATCCCGCGTGGCAAGGTCAAGAAGGGCGAGGTCTACGATGCCGTGGTGGTGAGGACCCGAAAGGGGGTGCGACGGCCGGATGGATCGCTGGTGCGCTTCGACGGCAATGCCGCGGTGTTGCTCGATAAACAGTTACAGCCCATCGGGACGCGCATTTTCGGGCCCGTCACGCGCGAGCTCCGGAGCGAGCGGTTCATGCGGATCATCTCGCTCGCACCCGAGGTGTTGTGA